The genomic region GACCCGGCTCACGAGGAGCACCCGCAGCACGGTCATCAACATCACTTCGACGACCCCGCTCAATACGCGACCGCGTGGGAGAGCCCCGAGCGGGACGCGTGGCAGCAGCCGGCGGTGCTCGTCGCCCACATGGACATCGCGCCGGGGATGCGTGTGGCCGACGTGGGCACGGGCACGGGTTACCTGCTGCGCTACCTGAGCGCGGCGGTTGGCCCGAGCGGACGCGTGGTCGCCATTGATGTGGAGCGCGCCATGGTGGACTGGGTCGCCGAACGAGCGCGGACGAGCGGGTGGACCAACGTGGAGCCGCTGCTGGCGCCCCCGACGGGCCCGGGGGTTCCGGATGGCTCGCTCGACCGCGCGGTGATGGTGAACGTCTACCACCACATCGAGCACCGCGAGCACTACGCACGGAACCTCCTGCGGGCGCTTGTCCCGGGCGGATCGGTGCTGATCGTGGAGACCCGCCTGGACGCGCCCGACGGTCCGCCGATGCACTTCCGCTTGCCGGAGGAGCGGGTCATGGAGGAGCTCCGCCGCGCGGGGTTCGACGTCACCCTCTCGCCCTATGGGAACGTGCGCCAGTACGCGGTGCTCGGCACACGCCCTGACCGCTGACACGACGGGCGGGGGCGGGCATTGGCCGCCCACCGAAGCCGGAAGCGCGGGGCGCGCTGCAAGCACTTCAAACGCCGTCCGGGTCGTGTCGGCGTCACACATCCAACGCCAAGAGCGCCGTGCCTGCGCCATCGGGCGACCATCGAAGGACGTAGATGCGGTCACCGACGACGAGCGGCGGGCCCGCGAGGTGAGGTCCCACGCGCGCCTCGTCCACCACTACGCCGTCGGTCGCGCGCACGCTGCGCAAGACTCCGTTCCAATCCCCAGCGACCAGACATTCGCCGCACCTCGCGTAGTAGGGGCAACCCCCTTTCATCGGGACGGCCCACTCGGTCTCCCCCGTTCGGACGTCGTGGCGGCGAAGGTGGCGCCCGTGGCCGCCCGCGGTGCCGAAGATGATGGACGACCCGTCGACCTCGAGCGGGGTGTAGAGCCACTGCGCTCGAAACGACCAGCGCGTCTCGCCCGTGTCGACGTCGACCCCCACCAAGGAGGAACCGCCGTTGACGCTGAGCACCGCGGTGCGCTCGTGGACGAGGAGGCGGTGGCCCTTGGTCGGGGTGATCTGGCCACGCCGCACACACTTCCAAGCGACGTCGCCCGTGCCGGAGGCGAACCGCACGAGTCCACCGCTGGCGCGGTTCGCGTAGGGGAACAACAGGTCACCCTCGAACTCGACGGGTGGGAACAGCCGGTCGATGCCGGGCAGGCTCCGCCGACGCAGAACGACGCCGCGCGCGATGTCCACGTAGATGAGCCCATCACGCGCGGAGCAGACGAGCTCTCCGTCACGCCACGGGCGCGACACTGGCGCTGCGTCCGTTGGATGGTTCTAGCGTCCAACGGACCTCGCCCGCGTCCGTGTCGAAGCAGAAGATCTTGGAGCCACGTCCCCCGGTGAACACGAGCAAACCCGCGTGCCAATGGAACACGCCGCGCCCTGCGAACTCGGATGCGTCCGCGAACGGCAAGGCCTCGACGCGCTCGCCGCTCGGGACGCGATGAAACGTTCCCACATGCAGCAGCAGCTCGTTGGGTAGGGTCAGGAAGGACCAGGCGCTCGCGGGAAGCGCGGCGTCGACCTCGAAGCTCGTCACCGTCGCGACCCCGGTGCTCGCCACGCGGTGCAGGTCGAACTGGTAGCCGCGTTTGGCTTCCTCTCGGCTCCGCGCTTCCCGATCGAACGCATGACGGTGGACAGGGATCAGGACGCGCTCACCGTCCCAGTGGAGGGGGGCCGATCCGTCGAACGGTGCGCCCTCGCCGACGGACAGCGGGTACGTCCACGCCACTTGCATGGGGCTACTGTCAGATGTGGTCTTGCATCGCGCAAGCTCGTGTCGAGGAGGGCGCCACCGCGGGCCCCGGCTGGACCCGCGGCGACGCGGTGATTGGCGTTCTCGGTGGGGATCGAACCCACGCCACGGCGATGAGACGGCCTTTCGGAAACCTGCTTCCCTACAGAACCCGTTCTGAACCCTGTCCGGTGCAATCTGTAAACCTTCCGCCGCCGACCCACACCCCTACTTGCTTTCGTCGACCCCATGGCCACGTCTGCGCTTCGGGTAGCAGGCTCGCCGTGCCCGGTTAGGGGCCCGACGCCGGTTTTTCGGTGCTCTTCCTTGGCTGAGCTACGAGAACAGGCCACCCATGAGCAAGAGCGGTGCCAGGGCTCACGCGGAGGATGTGCAGCTGTTTTCCACTGGGTTTGGCGCCGTCGTCGTTCAGAGCGCGATACAACCAGATAGCGGCTTATCCCAGGTGTCAGGGGAGCGGGTGCAGGTCCGAACCGTAGTACGCACCTCGGTGCAGGTCGGTGCACTCCTCGGTCACGACGCGGAGGTGCTCCGCGACCTCGCCGCGAGCGGCGTCGCACGCACTCGGTTCGAGAGGCTCGAACGTCGTGTCGTGAGCCTCTTCGAAGCGGTAGGCGTTGCCCGCGACCCGCACGCGGTAGGCGCACAGGAGATAGCTGGCCCCGTGCGACTCCGCGACCCACTCCTCGTAGTCGTCCGGGGAGAGCGCGTCGACGGCCGCTTGGGTCGCCGGTGTGGTGTGGTAGCCGCGGTAGACCTCCGCGGAGAGCACGGCCTCGACGTGGACTTCGCATGGTGGGCCGGCCTGGTCGCGTGGCGCTGGGGGCGTGGCTGCGGACGCCTCACCGGATGGCGCCCTCGTCGTGCTGCTCGTCGTGCTGCCGGACGCGTCATCCGCGGACGAACCCGACGACTGGGGCGCAGATTCGTCGGGTGGTTCCTCTGTGGTCGCTGTCGTGGCGGCGGGTGCGCTCCGTGGGCCGCAGCCAAGCGCTGCCAGCAGCATCCACACGGCGCCGCACCGACCGCGCCAGCGAGACCGACGCAGCGCATACGAGCTCGCCGTGCGGGTCACTGCCCCGCGCCCTGGGTCGCGCTGCGGAACGCCGCCGAGTCCGGCCGGAAGAAGGTCTGCGCCATGCTCGCGCCCAAGCGGTCGAAGGCCCGCCGCGCCATCTCGGCGTACACGAGCCCGGCCGTGCCCCCCGGGACCACCACCGGCTCGTTGCTGCGCCGGATGCTGAAGTGCTCCGGCGGCTCCACGCCCACCATGAACGTGTAGGGGGCCTGCCCGGGCACGGACATGGTCACCACGAAGTCCACCTGGATGCCGACGAAGTCGGCCGAGTCGTGGTCCGAGCTGTAGGTCGCCCCCGAGGGCCGCACGTTGTACGCGACGTGGATGGAGGGCGCCTGGCTGGGCACGCCGGCTGCGGCAGCGAGCGTCTCGGGCCCGTGCACGCCGTGCAGTTCCAAGATCTCGCCGGGGAACACCGCACCAAAGCCGGCCTGCAGCGCGCGCGTCACCGACTGCTCGCGCGAGGCGGCGTACTCGGGCGCGAAGTGTGGTGCGATGGGGGCGATGGGGCGACCAGTCACCCGACCCGCGGACGCGGCCAGGACGCGGTCCACCTCCAGCAGGGCGCCAGCGCCCGGAGGCGCGTAGTGCACGGCGACGGGCGGCGAGCCGTTCGCCTCGAGCCAGGCGAGCAGCGCGCTCATGAACGAGACCATCTGCGCGTCCTGCGTGTTGGCCTGCGCCAAGAACGCCTGCTTCACCCGCTCGAAGTGCGCGTGGATGGCGTCGCGCCCGGCCTGCCCGTAGGGCGACCCGCCGAATTCCGCCATGAACTCGCGTAGCGCCGTGACGGTGCCGCGCTGCTGCGCCCGCTCGAGGGCCATGCGCGGCAGGAGGTCCGCCCGCACGGTGGCCGCGTGGTTCCCGCCGCGGTTCACGTAGTTGGACGCGTGGTAGTAGTTCCGGATGGTGCGGTAGGCGGCCTCGTCCGACAGCTGGTTGCGCACGAACCACAGGGGCACGGCGCTGATCACGGCGAGCCCCAGCGACAGCAGTGCTTTGCGCGAGAAGACCTTCGGCACGTCGCCGGCGAGCGGCGTCCCCCCCGCGTCGCGCAGCGCCGAAGGCACGGCCGCCGGGTCGTTCCACACGGGCAGCACGCGCGCCTCGAAGAACACGTCGAGCGCGCGCAGCCGGTCGATGGCCCCCTCACGCGCCGCCGCCACCACCGCCTGCCGCTGCGTGTTCAGCTCCCGCAGCTTGCCCTCCGCGAGCTGCTTGCCGCGCACGGCGAAGGTGTAGTTCTTCCTGCCGAAGTGCAGCGTGGTCAGCGAGTTGGTGTAGACCCCGTTCGTGTGGTGATGGACGCACTTCATGTTCGTCATCGCCCCCACCGGGTGGATGCGCAGCACGGGCCCCGTGGCGTCCACCAAGTCGGTCGCGAACAGGTACACGCCAGGACGAAACGGGACCGCTCGCAGCAGCAACGCGCGCCCGACGGACGCCAGCGCGGACACTACGAACAAGAACACCAGGGCCGCGTACACACCGATGAACTCCGGCCCCTGCGTGAAGCTGGACCCACTGCCGAACTCCACCGCCAGCGCAAGCAACAACGCCAACCCGAACAGCAACGCCAGCACGGCGAACCCCACCACACCGCCCTTCCCTTGCACATTCTCGTAGATCGGCAGCGACGCCCCCCGCTTCCCCAGCGCATCGGTCAACCGGCGACGAGTTGCCTCCGGCAGCGCATTGAACGGAATCTCGCGCAAGGCGGGCGGCTGAGCAGGCGCGTTCATCAGCCCAGGGTACGCCAAGCCACCATCATTTTGACCCCACCAGGCCCTGCGCCGCCTCGGACGCAGACGCACCACCCGCCACGCGCTAGCACATCCCTCGCGGTCCCCGCGCAAACCGTCATGCTCAGACCAGCCCTCCCCGCCCAACACGGACCCCGCGCAAGCAGCCGCGCACCTCGCGCCCCGAAGCAGACCGCGCGCAAACCGTCGAGCTCAGACCAGCCCATCCCGCCCAACACCGACCCCGCACAAACCGTCGAGCTCAGACCAGCCCTTCCCGCCCAACACCGACCCCGCGCATACCGTCGAGCTCAGACCAGCCCTTCCCGCCCCAAAGCGGATCCCACGAGTCCCACCCGCCGCACTCCCGCGCCACGGGCAAGAGACGTCCCCGAGGGAGAGGGGAGCGCCGAGCCCGGGTGTCGGGGGGGCCCCATTGCAAGCGCCCTGGCGCGCCGCAATGGGGGAGGCACCGCAGGGAGCGTCTGCGCGACCGAGCCCGGGCCCGGCGCTCCCCGCTCCCGCGCGCGACCCCGCCCCCAGCCCACGCCTCGAAGAGCGCCCAGTCGGACTCGTGCGCTCCGCGCCCTGCGGCGACCTTGACCGAATTCCCCGAGAGCAGTAGACGCACGCGCATGACCGCCGCCCCCGTCCGCGTCCGCTTCGCTCCCTCTCCCAGTGGCTACCTGCACATCGGCGGGGTGCGCACCGCCCTCTACAGCTGGCTGTGGGCCAAGAAGCAGGGCGGCACGTTCGTGCTGCGCATCGAGGACACCGACGCCGAGCGCAGCACGCAGGAGAGCGTGGACATCATCCTCGACTCCATGCGCTGGCTGGGGCTCACCTGGGACGAGGGCCCCGACGTGGGCGGCCCCAACGGCCCGTACCGGCAGTCCGAGCGCCTCGACATCTACAAGGAGTACGCGGAGAAGCTCATCGCGAGCGGCCACGCCTATCGCTGCTACGCCACCAAGGAGGAGATCCAGGCGGCGCGTGACGCGCACACGGCCACCGGCACCAAGGACGGCTTCGTGTTCGAGAGCCCGTGGCGGGACCGCACCGACGGCGACCCGAGCGAGCCGCACGCCGTGCGCTTCAAGGCGCCGCGCGAGGGCAGCACGACGTTCGTGGACCAGATCCGCGGGCCGATCGAGGTCGCGCACAGCACGCTCCAGGACTTCATCCTGCTGCGCAACACGGGGCTCCCGCTCTACAACTTCGGCTGCGTGGTGGACGACGTGACCATGGGCATCACGCTCGTGGCGCGCGGCGACGACCACATCATCAACACCACGCCGCAGGTGCTGATCTACGAGGCCCTGGGCGTGCCCGTGCCAGCCTTCGCGCACCTGCCCATGGTGCTGGGCCCCGACGGCAAGCGCTTCAGCAAGCGCCACGGCGCCGTGAGCGTCATGGAGTACCGCGACCTCGGCTACCTGCCGGACGCGGTGCTGAACTACCTCGCGCGCCTCGGCTGGGGGCACGGCGACCAGGAGGTCTTCACCCGCGACGAGCTGGTGCAGCTCTTCGACTGGGCCAACTGCGGCAAGCAAGCGGGCAAGTACGACCCGAAGAAGTTCTTGTTCGTGCAGGCCGAGCACCTGCGGATGCAGCCCGACGCGACGCTCGCCGCCCTGGCGCAGCCGTACCTCGCGGCGCGTGGGCTCGAGGTGGCCGCAGACGACGCCCGCGTGCTCGCGGCGATGCCCTACATCAAGCCGCGCAGCAGCCTGCTGCCCGACCTGGCCGACAACCTCGACTACTTCCTGCGCGACGTGCCGCAGCAAGACGAGAAGGCGGCCAGGAAGTTCCTCAAGCCCGAGGCGGCGCCGCACCTGCGCGCGCTGGCGGACCTGGTGCAGCGCGCCGAGCCCTTCGACCAAGCCACGCTGGACGCCGCGGTCACCGCTTGGCTGGAGCGCGAGGGGCTGGCCATGAAGAACGTCGCGCAGCCCGCGCGTGTGGCGCTGAGCGGTCGCTCTGCGAGCCCTGGCTTGTTCGAGGTCATGGACGTACTCGGCCGCGATGTGAGCGTGCAGCGCCTCTTGGCGGCGGCCGAACAGGCTGAAGCGTCGGGCGCGACCGAGGCCGCGAGCGGGCCCCAGTGAAGCTGGCCGAGCTGCACCCGCGGCGCTTCTTCCTCGAGACCTGGCAGGAGATGGACCGCGAGGCCGCCGAGGAGCGGGCAGCCCGAGCGCAGGCCGGGCTCGGCTACGACTGGCGGCCGCTGATCGCCCTGCTGGGCAGCGCCGTGCTGCTGACGCTGATGGAGTACGTCGGGAACCGCTACTGGCTCGACCAACGCATCACCGACGGCCAGCCGCTCGGGTGGATCCGCGAGTGGCGCCGCTCGCCGGACGCGGAGCGCGTGGCGTGGGCGTGGTGGGCGGGCTGGCGCGTGCTGGGCTACTTCCTCGTCCCCATGGTCATCGTGCGCCTGTACGGAGAGCGCGTCCGCGACCAAGGCCTCTCCACCAAGGGGCTGCGCGAGCACGTGTGGCTGTACATGCTCTGCTACCTGGTGGTGGCCGTGTGCGTGGCCTTCGTCAGCCGCAGCCCCGAGTTCACCAACTACTACCCGTTCTACAAAGGCGCGAACCTCAGCTGGGCGGACTTCCTGGGCTGGGAGCTGATGTACGCCGCGCAGTTCTTCGCGCTGGAGTTCTTCTTCCGCGGCTGGTGGCTGAAGGCGTGCAAGGCGCAGATGGGCAGCCACGCCATCTTCGTCATGACCGCGCCCTACGTGATGATCCACTTCGGCAAGCCCATGCTGGAGACCTTCGGCGCGTGCATCGCGGGCGTCGTGCTCGGGACACTGGCCATGAAGACGCGCTCGATCTGGTCCGGCTTTTTTGTGCACGTCGCCGTGGCCGTGAGCATGGACCTAGCCGCCATGCTCAAGACCATCGGCCTGCCCACCACGTTCTGGCCACCGGGTAGCTGAGCGGGCTCGCGCACGTGGCGCGCCGTCCGTGCGCTCGTCCAAGAAGCCCCAGGCGTCCCGCGCGGATGACTCAGGCGCCCCGCTTAGGACGGACTCGGGATGGAAAGGGGGTGAGACTTGACGCACATTCCGTACCATGCGGGCATGGCGGGTATGACGCGTGTTCAGTGGTGGGTGCCCCTCGTCATGGGGTTGGTCATGTGTGCGGTGACAGCGCCCGTGCGAGCGGACTGGATGGGAGACGAAGACGTGCTGCCCGGTGTGCGCCTCGGGCTCGGCCCGCAGTTCGCGACCAACCCCAACTCCACGATGCTCACCGGTCAGTTCCTGCTGGGCCTCGACCTGCGCCTCGACGAGCAGCTCGGCGCGTCCTTCGAGCTGGGCTACAGCGGCGAACGGCGCGGACGACTGGCCGGCCGGCACCTGGTGTTCGGTGGGGCGTTCCGCTTCGGCAACATCCTCGGGCTGAGCCCGCTCGTACACGGGATGATCGGCCGCACCTATGGCGACCCCGTCTTACCCACACGGCGCAGCGGCGGGCTGCGTCTGGGTGGCCGCGTGGACGTGGGTCGCGTCGCCGGGGTGGACATCCAGTACGAGTCCCGCTTCATCCGCGGCCGGGACACCGAGAACGGGTTCCGAATGGTCTTCTGGTTCGACGCCCTGTTCGCGCTGAAGGTCGTCGGGTTCCGCTGACTCGAGCGAGCGAACCACGGACCGAGGCCGAGCCACCATGTCACGCGCATGATTGGCGGCGCGCTCGAGCCGGCTGTGGGTGGGCTGTGACTTTCCGCCCCCGAGAAAACATGGGGTTTTTCACCCATCCCCATGGCGACGTGGGGGATCGGCGTGGCACAATCGGCGCCGGGTTGAACACATTCTCTGGGGGTTTTCTCTATGGTAAATGGAATCTGGTTGGCTGTGCTCGGGGTGCTTGGCGCGGCGAGTCTCATCATCGCGAAGAAGCCGGACGCGAAGGAGCTGATCGACAAGCTCGCGCCCTACCAGGGCTGGATCGGCGCCGTGTCGGCGTTCTGGGGTCTGTGGGTCGTCATCTCGTCGGTGCTCAACATCGGCTGGCTCACCGCGGCGCCCATCTACTGGGTGACGTTCTTGGTGGACGGTGTGCTGCAGCTGTGCCTCGGCCTGCTGCTCGGCGTGGGCGTCCTCAAGACGTTCATCAAGAACGAGGAGGCCGTCGCCAAGCTGGACCAGACCATCGCCAAGCTGCAGCCCAAGCAGGGCGTGCTCGGCCTGGTGGCCATCGGCTTCGGCATCTGGATGATCGTCGCGGGCCTGCTGTTCTCGGTCTGACACGCGCTTCTACCAACACGACGCAACGGCGTGCTTCCCGGGGGGTGGCGCGCCGTTCTCGTTGCGGCGCTCGAGAGCGCTCGTCGCGTGCAGCCCGAGGGCCGCGGTCGGTCGCGACCGCTCCCGCGCGCTGTACCTACTTGATGAGCCCGATCTCGATCAGCCGCTGCGTGAGGTACGCGTCGGCCGTGATGGGCTCTGGGTAGCGGTCCGGGTTCTCGTCGCTCACGCACTCTGGCAGCGTGCGGATCACGTACTCGGAGTTCGGGTGCAGGAAGAACGGAATGCTGGTGCGCGCCTGGCTGGCCCACGGCTCGGGGGGGTTGGTGACGCGGTGCGTGGTGCTCGGCAGCACGTGGTTGGTCAGGCGCTGCAGCATGTCCCCCACGTTCATCGCGATCATGCCCTGCTCGGTGCCCAGCGGGAGCCACGCGCCATCGCGCCGTAGCAGCTCGAGCCCGGGAGCGTCGCTGCACACCAGCAGCGTGATGAGGTTGATGTCCTCGTGCGCGGCGGCCCGCACACCCGGCGGACACGGCTTGGGCAGCGGCGGATAGTGAATGGGCCGCAACACGCTGTTGCCGTGGTCCACCACGTCGTCGAAGAAGCGCTCCGTGAGCCCCAGGCCGAGCGCGATGGCCCGCAGGATGTCCACGCCGAGCGCGTCCAGCGCCTGGTAGAGGGCGAGCGTGGCCGCCTTGAAGCCCGGCACCTCCTGGGGCCAAACGTTCTCGGGCTCGGTGCCGTGGAACGGGCTGTCGGGCGCGAACTCGCGGCCCACGTGCCAGAACTCTTTCAGGTCGGGGTGCTGCGCGTCTTTCGCGGCCTCCACGCCGAACGCCGTGTAGCCGCGGGCGCCACCACCTCCCGGGATGTGGTAGCCGCGCTTGACCTCCTCGGGCAGCGCGAAGAACGCGCGCAGGGCCTCGTAGGCAGGCTCGGTGACCCCCTCGTCCACGCCGTGCCCCACGAAGGTCACGAACCCGAACTCGCGCAGCGAGGCGTGTAGGTCGCGCACGAAGCCCGTGGCGTCCCCTTCGCGCAGCTCGCGCACATCCAGCGTCGGCACTTGATTCACGGCAGTGGCTGCTCCTCGAGGGACTCTACCAGATGCTTGTCCCCCCGCGCCCTTGTGGCCACACTGCGCGCCCGATGAGCGCCCGATACATCGTAGGGATCGACCTGGGCACCACCAACACGGTGGTGGCCTTCGCCGACACGCGCGGGGCCGGCCCGAGCGCCATGCCGCGCGCGGAGGTGTTCCCGCTGCCGCAGTGGGTGGCCGCGGGCGAGGTGGCCGAGCGCCCGAGCCTGCCCTCCGCGCGCTATCAAGCCAGCGAAGAGGAGCTGCCCGAGGCGCGCACGCTGCACGACGATCGCGAGCCAGGCGTGCTGGGCGCGCTGGCGCTCGACCTGGGCGCGCGGGTCCCTTCCCGCCTGGTGACCAGCGCCAAGAGCTGGCTGTGCCACGGCGCGGTCGACCGGCGCGCGCCCATCCTCCCGTGGGGGGCGCCGGCCGAGGTCCGCAAGGTCTCGCCGGTGGACGCGTCGGCCAGCTACCTCGCGCACGTCCGCGGGGCCTGGGACGCGCAGCACCCCACGCACCCGCTGGACGAGCAGGAGGTGGTGCTGACCGTGCCCGCGTCCTTCGACGAGGCCGCCCGCGCGCTCACGCTGGACGCGGCCAAGCTGGCCGGGCTGCCGAAGGTGCGCCTGGTGGAGGAGCCGCTGGCCGCGTTCTACCGTTTCTTGGGCGAACACCGCGCCGGCCTGGCCGAGGCCCTCTCCGACGTGAAGCTGGTGGTGGTCGTGGACTGCGGCGGCGGGACCACGGACCTCACGCTGATCCGCGTGGAGCAGCGCGAGAGCGGGCCGCGCATGACGCGCATCGCCGTGGGCGACCACCTCATGCTGGGCGGCGACAACATGGACCTGGCCCTCGCCAAGCGCTGCGAGGCCGAGCTGAGCCCGGGGCGCCCGCTGAGCGCGCTGCGCTTCGCCCAGCTGGTGCACGAGTGTCGGTCCGCAAAGGAGCGGCTGCTCTCGCCCGACGCCCCCGAGGCGCTGACTGTCACCGTGCTGGGCTCGGGCAGCAAGCTGATCGGCGCGTCGGCGAGCGCGCGCTTGGCTCGTGACGAGGTCCGCGCGGCCGCCCTGGACGGCTTCTTTCCCCTGGTGCAGCGAGACGCGCGCCCGGCGCGAAGGGCTTCCGGCCTCATGGAGCTGGGCCTGCCCTACGCAACCGACGCGGCCGTCACGCGCCATCTCGCGGCGTTCCTCGCGCGGCACGAGTCCGTGGCGCAGGAGGCGGTCGGTGAGGGCGCGCCGCTGCCCGACGCGGTCTTGTTCAACGGCGGCGTGTTCCGCAGCGGACTGCTGCGCGAGCGCGTGGTGGAGACCCTCGGCAGCTTCCGCGGCGGCCCGGTGCGCGCCCTGCCGCACGACGAGCCCGACCTGGCGGTGGCGCTCGGCGCGGTGACCTACGGGCTCGCGCGGCGCGGCGTGGGTCTGCGCGTGGGCGGAGGCTCGGCGCGCAGCTACTTCCTGGCCCTGCCCAAGGAGCCGAGCGCGCGAGGCGGCGATGGTGGGGACAGCGTGGCGGAGGCCATCTGCTTGCTCCCCCGTGGCAGCGAGGAGGGCGAGGAGATCGCTCTGGCCGGCAAGCAGTTCTCGCTGAAGCTCGGCCGCCCCGTGCGCTTTCACCTGCTGACCAGCACCGCCGACGTCCGCCACATCCGCCCGGGGGAGCGCGTGCCCCTCGACGACCCGGAGCGCTACACCAGCCTGCCGCCCATCGCCGCCGTGCTGGACGCCAAGGCCGCGGGTGGGGGATCGCCTCAGGGGGCGCAGGCCGAGGCCGAGGTGACGGTGGAGCTCGTCACCGCGCTGACCGAGGTGGGCACGCTCGAGATGTCCTGCGTGCAGGCCGACGACGCCCGCGCCCGCTGGAAGCTGGAATTCCAGATCCGTGGTCGCGACGACGCTCAGCTGGCCGCGCTGCACGTGGGCCAGCTGCATCCGCGCTTCGCGGAGGCCACGGCGCGCATCCGAGAGGTGTACGGCAAGGCCAAGGGCGCGGCCGACGTCACGGGGCGCGACGTGAAGCGGCTGCGCGCGGACCTGGAGAAGATCCTGGGCCCCCGCGAGGGCTGGGACACCCCCCTGCTCCGCGAGCTGTTCTCGGCGCTG from Sandaracinaceae bacterium harbors:
- a CDS encoding PQQ-binding-like beta-propeller repeat protein; the protein is MSRPWRDGELVCSARDGLIYVDIARGVVLRRRSLPGIDRLFPPVEFEGDLLFPYANRASGGLVRFASGTGDVAWKCVRRGQITPTKGHRLLVHERTAVLSVNGGSSLVGVDVDTGETRWSFRAQWLYTPLEVDGSSIIFGTAGGHGRHLRRHDVRTGETEWAVPMKGGCPYYARCGECLVAGDWNGVLRSVRATDGVVVDEARVGPHLAGPPLVVGDRIYVLRWSPDGAGTALLALDV
- a CDS encoding hsp70 family protein → MSARYIVGIDLGTTNTVVAFADTRGAGPSAMPRAEVFPLPQWVAAGEVAERPSLPSARYQASEEELPEARTLHDDREPGVLGALALDLGARVPSRLVTSAKSWLCHGAVDRRAPILPWGAPAEVRKVSPVDASASYLAHVRGAWDAQHPTHPLDEQEVVLTVPASFDEAARALTLDAAKLAGLPKVRLVEEPLAAFYRFLGEHRAGLAEALSDVKLVVVVDCGGGTTDLTLIRVEQRESGPRMTRIAVGDHLMLGGDNMDLALAKRCEAELSPGRPLSALRFAQLVHECRSAKERLLSPDAPEALTVTVLGSGSKLIGASASARLARDEVRAAALDGFFPLVQRDARPARRASGLMELGLPYATDAAVTRHLAAFLARHESVAQEAVGEGAPLPDAVLFNGGVFRSGLLRERVVETLGSFRGGPVRALPHDEPDLAVALGAVTYGLARRGVGLRVGGGSARSYFLALPKEPSARGGDGGDSVAEAICLLPRGSEEGEEIALAGKQFSLKLGRPVRFHLLTSTADVRHIRPGERVPLDDPERYTSLPPIAAVLDAKAAGGGSPQGAQAEAEVTVELVTALTEVGTLEMSCVQADDARARWKLEFQIRGRDDAQLAALHVGQLHPRFAEATARIREVYGKAKGAADVTGRDVKRLRADLEKILGPREGWDTPLLRELFSALFAGVKNRRRSADHERVWFNLVGYTLRPGFGYPLDEWRVSQLVEAALRAGVQYAPEPQNWSEHWTLFRRIAGGLPAEAQRELLDQVQWYLEPPSRKPKPRPAGPRMLAVDDMVRLAGALERVGAERKAQVGGWLVTRLMEHDENPQAWWAVGRLGARVPLYGSAHDVVPPHVVHEWLERCLSVEWKNDATQAPMAAALMARRSGDRVRDVSDALREQVAARLEREGKSEAWVRMVREVAQLEEADERRFFGDSLPVGLRLLE
- a CDS encoding CPBP family intramembrane metalloprotease, with protein sequence MKLAELHPRRFFLETWQEMDREAAEERAARAQAGLGYDWRPLIALLGSAVLLTLMEYVGNRYWLDQRITDGQPLGWIREWRRSPDAERVAWAWWAGWRVLGYFLVPMVIVRLYGERVRDQGLSTKGLREHVWLYMLCYLVVAVCVAFVSRSPEFTNYYPFYKGANLSWADFLGWELMYAAQFFALEFFFRGWWLKACKAQMGSHAIFVMTAPYVMIHFGKPMLETFGACIAGVVLGTLAMKTRSIWSGFFVHVAVAVSMDLAAMLKTIGLPTTFWPPGS
- a CDS encoding isopenicillin N synthase family oxygenase; translation: MNQVPTLDVRELREGDATGFVRDLHASLREFGFVTFVGHGVDEGVTEPAYEALRAFFALPEEVKRGYHIPGGGGARGYTAFGVEAAKDAQHPDLKEFWHVGREFAPDSPFHGTEPENVWPQEVPGFKAATLALYQALDALGVDILRAIALGLGLTERFFDDVVDHGNSVLRPIHYPPLPKPCPPGVRAAAHEDINLITLLVCSDAPGLELLRRDGAWLPLGTEQGMIAMNVGDMLQRLTNHVLPSTTHRVTNPPEPWASQARTSIPFFLHPNSEYVIRTLPECVSDENPDRYPEPITADAYLTQRLIEIGLIK
- a CDS encoding glutamate--tRNA ligase; the protein is MTAAPVRVRFAPSPSGYLHIGGVRTALYSWLWAKKQGGTFVLRIEDTDAERSTQESVDIILDSMRWLGLTWDEGPDVGGPNGPYRQSERLDIYKEYAEKLIASGHAYRCYATKEEIQAARDAHTATGTKDGFVFESPWRDRTDGDPSEPHAVRFKAPREGSTTFVDQIRGPIEVAHSTLQDFILLRNTGLPLYNFGCVVDDVTMGITLVARGDDHIINTTPQVLIYEALGVPVPAFAHLPMVLGPDGKRFSKRHGAVSVMEYRDLGYLPDAVLNYLARLGWGHGDQEVFTRDELVQLFDWANCGKQAGKYDPKKFLFVQAEHLRMQPDATLAALAQPYLAARGLEVAADDARVLAAMPYIKPRSSLLPDLADNLDYFLRDVPQQDEKAARKFLKPEAAPHLRALADLVQRAEPFDQATLDAAVTAWLEREGLAMKNVAQPARVALSGRSASPGLFEVMDVLGRDVSVQRLLAAAEQAEASGATEAASGPQ
- a CDS encoding methyltransferase domain-containing protein codes for the protein MEPDEPQTDPAHEEHPQHGHQHHFDDPAQYATAWESPERDAWQQPAVLVAHMDIAPGMRVADVGTGTGYLLRYLSAAVGPSGRVVAIDVERAMVDWVAERARTSGWTNVEPLLAPPTGPGVPDGSLDRAVMVNVYHHIEHREHYARNLLRALVPGGSVLIVETRLDAPDGPPMHFRLPEERVMEELRRAGFDVTLSPYGNVRQYAVLGTRPDR